DNA sequence from the Podospora pseudocomata strain CBS 415.72m chromosome 2 map unlocalized CBS415.72m_2.2, whole genome shotgun sequence genome:
CCATAGCCAGTTTTTTAAGCGCCTCGTAATCCACCTATTGTCTAAGTCTATTCCATAGCATGGGGGGTTGGCATTATCTGATCCGGATGCAATCAGCGTCGAGTTaagggaagacgctaccgaCTGAACAGAATTGCgatgcccctcgagcgtctgcgtacatgaccccgtagccgcatcccagatcttgatggtgtcgtcgtctgatcctgacgcaacccacttcgaatcgggcgagatcgctaccgacgtgACCCAATGGCgatgcccctcgagcgtctgcgtacatgatcccgtggccgcatcccagatcttaatggtgttgtcgtctgatcctgacgcaacccacttcgaatcgggcgagatcgctaccgacgtgACCGAACGGCCATGCCCCTCGAGCatctgcgtacatgaccccgtggccgcatcccagatcttaatggtgttgtcgtctgatcctgacacaacccacttcgaatcgggcgagatcgctaccgacgtgACCGAACGGCCATacccctcgagcgtctgcgtacatgaccccgtggccgcatcccagatcttgatggtcttgtcgtctgatcctgacgcaacccacttcgaatcgggcgagatcgctaccgacctGACCGAACGGccatgcccctcgagcgtctgcgtacatgaccccgtggccgcatcccagatcttgatggtgtagttgtgtgatcctgacgcaacccacttcgaatcgggcgagatcgctaccgagtTGACGGAATAGCgatgcccctcgagcgtctgccggcacgcaTTCCAATTATCCTCTACAATTGGCCCCGAAGTAATCCACTTCCGTTCTTCCTGCCTAAATAGGCCTCTTGTTATACTTCGGGTAGGGCTAAACACAAGTGCCGAAGCGTATACCTGAAGAGGATAATTCTCAACAAGCCATCTCCAGTATAACACGAATCGACGCATATCAGCGACAAGGCTTGGTAATTGAGACGTAATCGACCTGTGCTAATCTCCTGTTAGAACCACTTAATGAAATGATACTATTACTGGGTAGAGCCCACCTGAAGAATACTTTCGAGGTTTGCCATTGAAAGTACCCCCTGCGGCATGCTCTTACAAAGTGAAAGTGCTTCAAGCCAGTGGAGGTAATGCTGTCTCAGAAAGCCATCGACgataccaccatcttggaaaatATCTGGGTGCTTGCTATCGTCACTCGCCTGCCAGTCACAGAGATGATCAACCCAGTAGATACAAGCATAGCGTGCTGCGGCCAGCGGGTCTGAATCGGGTAGCTTGGCGTCGTCGATGGAAGATCCCGGAGCGCCAAGGCTGTAGATGTCGCGTCGTAATGTTCCGGACATAACGTGTAGCGATCGCAGGAAGACGGCATGGTGTATGTCTTTTATCCCGGAAGGAAAAACCCCATAAGCTACTTCTCTCAACAAGAAATCCTTTGCGGATTGGTGGACGAAATAGATGGTGGTTTCTCGAAGGGTCAAAAAAGAGCCGCAGAGTCCTACTATCTCTGTCATGAATTCCAGTTCGTCGGAGATGCCCTCGGGTATATCCACAAAGACCGCTAGCTCTTGTATCATGATAGGCCGGTAAGTAATGGAGAGGACCGCCAGAACTTGTTTGCAGAGATCTGGCTCATCCGAGCGGCGAACCTGATCTATCATTCGTTGGTAGAGAGAATCAAGACCAGGTGGAAACGTGTTCAACTTGGTGAGAACCCTCGATCGTGAAACATTCGTAAGTTCTTGACAGACTAAAGCCACCCAGAGGAATGTGTCGTTTGCGTTGCGGGTCAAGTGGTGTTGAACAGCGTTCTTTGTTCTGTCGTCGTACCTCTTTAGCCGCGCTAGTTTATCCATCTTATGCTGAATATATGTGCTGACAGCGGAGGAGATAGACTCTTCATTCAACTCAAGACTGAGCCTTATCTTCTTTTCCGCGGCTTCTAGGCTCTCCTCGATGTTCGGCCAGTTGCGACTAGAGACGACCCACTTGACACAACGAAACGTAGATGACATCCCGACAATAAATTTAAGAAGTCTTGGCAAGTCATCCATGCATTCGTCCAGAGCGTCGATGACCAGGTAGGTTGGCTTCAAGTTCGGGTCTCCTagcatcccccccaaaatatcCGAGAGGACGAACCACGCATTTGCGTCAGAGAGCGATTTAGCCTTATCCGTGTATTTGCGTATGTGGGGGATAAgacgtggctgctggtgggcaagaaggtagaTCAAGCCGCGTAACACGGCAATGGCGTTATTGATGCGCGAGTCGGTAGCTTGACAGAAGAAATAGGCCAAGTTGCGACAGTGCCCCTCTGCAACAATGGCACCCTCcagctcgttgatgatgccgcagagcaacatggtcttgcccttgccgggATCTCCTTTAATCCAGAGAAGGCGGCTCTCTGACTGGTCATGCCAACCGCGGAAGTCGGGGGTGTCGAAAACCCAGCGGTAGGCGTCATCAAGCAACCcaccctttgcctcctcgatgcgCTTCTTGTCAAGGCGCGGGTCGGTAGAATGCAGACTGGACAGACAGCGATCATGCTTGCTAATTTCCTCTCGCAGCCGCTCAAAtgctctttcttctccttcgccgtaTAGAAGCCGCATTTGTACGTTAAAGATACCGAATAGACAGTAAGCCCTGTCTTCTTCGCGCGTCGTACTGCGGTGTTTAATCCACGACATACGTACGTCAAAGCTGAAATCGGACAATTTGTTGGCTTGGAGAGCTCGTAGAGGAATGCCAGTTGTGTTATGAATATGCTGTGCGAGAGACTTCTTATCTCCTAGGCGCTTGCGGTCTTTGGAGAAGAATTCAACAACTGTTGGCGCAATAAGCTCTTGGAGGGTCCACCCACGAGTGAACCATCTGGATTTCCGAAAAGCCAATTCCCAACCGGGATTGCTGTCGGCGTCCTGTTGGTAGGTTGAGACGTCTGTGAGATAGACATAGCATTTGGCCGCATTGCGGTACCATCGGAACATGGAGTTGAGAGCCTCCTGAAACTCATCGCAGTCGGATTTATTGATGCAACATGTGTCAATCCAGAAGAATTTCAGTCCATCACGCCCGGCTTGGTCTCCGCAAAACTGGATCTTAGAGTAgcctcttttgttcttgtgTGTACCGTCCGTTATATCCTTAAAGctgacctcttcgtcgccccATGTGTGCGAAAGTATGGCATACGGTGGGACCTGGTCGTCGGGAATGTCACCCGTCAAACTGATATCGCCGGTATTATTGCGTTCCAGGAGGCGCATTGTCGAAAAACCGCCGAGCTCAGCTCTCGTAGCATAAAGAATAGGTCATGCAAGGTTTTGCGaggcttctttggctgccTCACGTGTTTAGCGGTGGAAACACGAATATGCCTTAGGCCTTTGCAGTCAAAAAGGAATCTGTTGTCTGCCCGTATAACTATTCGACAGCGGGAAAAGCCGAGCAGGTGCGCGGGAGACGGACGGAACTAGTAGGCTCAACAAATCAGTAGCTGAAACCAGGATAAGCTCTCAGACATAGACAAGAATTACTTGCCCCGAgtgattgttgagaagcgTAGTGCAAAACTTGGTAGGTTcgattgttgctgtttcCAAAGGTCGACGACCCCGCACATCGGGCATTCTGCTGACGTTGGCCCCAAGCGGTTGGCGTCAACTGCGCATACTGGAAGCATCGTCATTGGTCTTGCTTTGCTGGCGTGCATGAAGATGTCCCTTTGGAGGCCGTCGTTTTGCCCCATCGTTTCGTTCTCTTACAcctcagcttctcagccCCCTACCGCCGGTATCCCAAAAGCTGTCTAGATCTTACAGGACTATACAATATCGCCCCGACATCAAAGATCCCAATACCCGAGATTTGTGGGTAGGCCAGAGAAAGCAAACGACTATATAcctgaggtgagggcctgggctgtgccgcagtgatgagccaagtccagcacaAACGCGCACTGACATCCAAGCGTAATCCAGTCGTTCAGCTGAATCCTCAGCAAATCGCATTCCTTGCGATAGCATACATATGATCTTGGTTTCGGCTTCAGAAATCGGTGTGGTAAATGTCCAGATATGCAAAAAGTCATGCTTCATGATTCTTTCTCCTGAGAGCCTGAAAATACACgctcgatgtaccgaagtacctatATTTGCTAcagcccgttttattttcgatttttattttctgtcggcgcttacatgcttcaggttcattggaGGACTGaggtgtgaatgtagaagatcgggagagaaatcttcctcagtttttggcagtatgtcttccgaaatctgcatcagatttccctggaaatgacagtctggtgTTCAGTATCAAGCGTTATGTACCTGTGCAGATGATTGGTGGGGAGAATTAAGGTCGAACCAACCGAGGCTGCTGCGCCACATTGAGGATTCGCAGTAGGAGGTCAACATGGGCGCaggtgggggtgttgggcACTGTGTTCTGCCTGAATATGCAACGAACCACATGTGCCTCAGTCGTGCAAGTAACTTCCCCGCCAGTCTCCACGGATGACCTCTACCTGTCAAGCATCACCGCATGTGCGATACTCACGCTGGGTTGTCAAACATCCCGGATGAGACAACATGGATCCCCTCACGTCCATCAGCCTGGTTGCCAATGTTGCCGCCTTTGTTGATTTCGGCTTCAAGATTGTGTCCGCTGCCCGCGAGGTTCAAAGTTCCACAAGTGGGACGACTGCTACCAATGTCAATGCTGAGGTTCTTACTATCAACTTTAGGACAGTCGTCGCAAACATTAAAGGTTCTCGGCTTGCAGGTAACTCTCAGTTGGACGAGGCGAGGTTAGCTGCGCTTGTTGACGAATGTGAGCGTCTATCggatgagcttcttggcctaCTGGAGACTCTCAGGGCCAGAAAGCCAGGCTCAAAGAGACATGTGTTCGTCATCGCCTTGAGGAACATGATGAAAAGGGGCGAAAAGGAGGCGTTGGAAGCGCGGTTGGATAGATGCAGAAATCAGCTGCAGCTGGAAATTGCCCAGCGAACGAGGTAAACTCTCGTCCAAGCCGCGTATCCTACCACGAAACATGAGTAGCTAGCTGACTGATGGTGTGCAGTGAAAAGTCCCTGGAACGTCTGGGGGTCATTGCGGCAAGTGGTGAATGTCAAACAAACGAGCTCGCTGTCATCAAACGTAGCTTGCACGATTTGCATCAGCTGCATTCTaccacccaaaccaaactTGATTCGACCTCATTTCAGGGGTTGAACAGCTTACTGAAGCTCTGCGGGCAAGCCTTTGAAAGCGTTGCTCTTTCCAAGCTCCTATCCTCCATTGGGTTCGAGAAAATGTCTGATCGACTTGAAAATATCGCCGAGGCCCATGCAACGACTTTCAACTGGCTAGTAGATGCTTCCGAGGCTGTGGACCCCAAAGCATTATTGGGAGATTTGGAATCTTTAGAGGCCCAAGAGTGGCTACGCTACACCGAGGTTCAAGATTCATATCGCAAGGTGTCTCGGGAGGCTCTAACATCGTGGCTTTTGGAAGGTAATGGGATTTTCCACATCTTCGGAAAGCCAGGGTCAGGAAAGTCCACGTTGTTGAAGCATCTGCTGAAGCACCCTGCTGTTCAGAATATGCTTGAAGGGTGGGCTGGAGGCAAAGCACTGATCAAGtgctcttttttcttctggaAAGGTGGCTCGGTTGGCCAAAAAACGTTTTCCGGTCTTTACCGATCCCTTCTCTGTTCGGTCTTCAAACAGTGCCCTGAGCTGGTCCCATCAATTGTCCCATCACTTTGGCAACTGTGTTTGCAGGGTGGCAATGCTCAATTGACTGACGCTGAAGCGCGCCATGCTTTCCTGGAGATAATGGAGCGAGACGAAGTCTTTACACACCGAAAATTTGCATTCTTCATTGACGGCTTGGATGAGTTCGAAGGCGATGACACTGGCTTGGTTCGTACCTTTCTCGGTTGGACACGGCTCAGACccgacaacatcaagatCTGCGTTTCAAGTCGCGAGCTTCCGCTATTCCAAGAGCGTTTCTCATCGTATCCCAAGCTTCGACTACACGAGGTTACAAGTTTGGACATTATGGGTTATGTGAAGAGTACGCTCGAAGAGAATGAAGACTTGTCCTCGGCAGTCGACCACAGCCTCACCCTCCATCTGGGTCAGAAGATCATTGAGAAGGCAGAAGGAGTGCTGCTGTGGGTATCATTGGTCCTGCGGATTGTTGAGCGTGGTCTTCTTCAGGAGGACAACCCCGAAGACTTGGAGGCCAAGATCGATGGACTGCCTACAGAACTCGAGAATTTGTTTCAAGTCATATTCAACGCAATTGAGACAGAGGCTCACCCTATTGACAGGCGTAGGGCTATGCTCACTCTAGCTATTTGCTTGGAGCGGACATCTTGGGAACTATCCAACGTTTTTCTTCATCAGTTATCCTTTCTGGATGAGTATGAATCAGATTGCAATTTTCTCTTCAAGAGTTTACGCCAAACAGAGACTattgaagatgaagaaagGCTACGGAGATGTCGGAAGCAAGTCAACGGACGATGCAGAGGACTTGTGAGCGTAACTGCATCAAGCGCTGACGAACCGGACGTGCCAATACCGACAAGAAGAGTTGAACAAGTTGCAATTACACACCGCTCCCTCATCGAATTCTTTTCGAAAACACAGGTCCGTGAAGTTATCGAGGCTCAGACCCACGGATTCAATATGACACAGTTTACTAGCCGATCTTACGTGGCTCAGCAGATGACAGAACCGGATCCAAGTTCGATAGAAGAATCTCACCTCCACTCCGACATTCTTGGACTCTTCAAGGTTGCATGGTACCATGATTTCATGAACACATCCATTGTGACAGATGTGCTTCTAGACTTGCAAAAAATTCCCTTTCTTTCATCCCGACTCAAGGTCTCGGGGGGTGGAATTTATCGGCCAACGGACTATGGGTGGTCGTATCTTTGGAGAAAGAGAGCGGCATGCCGTATTGCTTCACATAAGGAGGATCGAACTGTTGCTGATATCATCATTTTCCTGGCATTGAAATATGGGCTGCCAGAGCTCTTAACCCCACCCGAGGTGCTCAAGGGAGGGGCACTTGTTCAAGCTGCTCAGAAGATTGGGCCGCAGCACCTACTAATGCGTATTTTTGACACTTTACTGGCATCGACTAAACCCTCTTGGAATCAACTTGAACTCCGACAGTATGACCGCCTTCTGAAGACAATGGCCATGTGCCTACGAGATGGGGCATCACCAAATCTCCCAGTCACTTGGCAACAAAACTACCATTTACTAGATCGGTTTTCAGGAAGGATCTCAAGTCTGTGGGAGGTATTGGTCTGGACAACCTTGTGTGGGTACGGTCAGGTGAACGGAATGCAAATCAACGGACAAAAGCGCAATTTGACCTTTTTGCCCATCTGGGTTCTCTTCCTGGCTTATGGTGCAGACACCGAGTTCAAGCTCAAGGTCGATACTGAACACGCAGTATCACTTTACCAAGACGCTATTCGCATTGTCGCGCTTTTCggaaaagaacaagaggaCCCCTTCACGCCGCTCTTTATCCCGCGGTTACAGAacttggtggtggacatggcTTCGAAACAAAACGGGCTCCTCAGTCTCTCCGATATCACCAGCTTACTCTTCCCGGATGACTTTCACAAGTTTGTACCTCTGCTCGAGCAACAAGGGAGCAGCGAacaggacggggaggagaaacGGTGCGCAGTGCTTAAATCTTTTGGACTGGATTTAGAGCACTGGGAtcctccgccaccatcaccagtaGTCGCAGTGTTTCCAGAAGTCTTTGGCTTGTCGATTAACAGGTTTGTACAAGAAATGTTGGGCCCTTATGCGGTGGACGAGCCGCAGCGGGGGATTGTGGTCTACACCAAACAGGGTATCGAACTTTTGGACCGAAACAATCCAGCACATGACCGAGTCGACATTCTTGAGTAGGAGATCTTACCGCACGAATAAGAGAAGGTTGTATCATATCATCCACCGACCATGCACCCTAATatcctccgccgccgtcgccatgTCCCTCTTCATCCACGATTCAACCAGCACCCTCACCCCTTCAGGCGTTAGCCAATTCAGCCCCCATATCAACCGGACAACAACCCAATACGCCCCCCAAACTGCCCACCCATTCGGATCAGGCAGCCCGAAAGCAACCCTAAACCTCTCTGGCAACCAACcagccatcaacaccctcatAACCGGCAAAGCCCACATCAAAAACCAAGGCAACTCCATCCCTCTCAGCAAAACATCCGCCACCTGCTTACTCGCCTCTATAATCTCCAATGATTGCAACTCCTCATT
Encoded proteins:
- the HNWD-pc11 gene encoding HNWD NOD-like receptor pc11 (EggNog:ENOG503Q43U; COG:A); its protein translation is MRLLERNNTGDISLTGDIPDDQVPPYAILSHTWGDEEVSFKDITDGTHKNKRGYSKIQFCGDQAGRDGLKFFWIDTCCINKSDCDEFQEALNSMFRWYRNAAKCYVYLTDVSTYQQDADSNPGWELAFRKSRWFTRGWTLQELIAPTVVEFFSKDRKRLGDKKSLAQHIHNTTGIPLRALQANKLSDFSFDVRMSWIKHRSTTREEDRAYCLFGIFNVQMRLLYGEGEERAFERLREEISKHDRCLSSLHSTDPRLDKKRIEEAKGGLLDDAYRWVFDTPDFRGWHDQSESRLLWIKGDPGKGKTMLLCGIINELEGAIVAEGHCRNLAYFFCQATDSRINNAIAVLRGLIYLLAHQQPRLIPHIRKYTDKAKSLSDANAWFVLSDILGGMLGDPNLKPTYLVIDALDECMDDLPRLLKFIVGMSSTFRCVKWVVSSRNWPNIEESLEAAEKKIRLSLELNEESISSAVSTYIQHKMDKLARLKRYDDRTKNAVQHHLTRNANDTFLWVALVCQELTNVSRSRVLTKLNTFPPGLDSLYQRMIDQVRRSDEPDLCKQVLAVLSITYRPIMIQELAVFVDIPEGISDELEFMTEIVGLCGSFLTLRETTIYFVHQSAKDFLLREVAYGVFPSGIKDIHHAVFLRSLHVMSGTLRRDIYSLGAPGSSIDDAKLPDSDPLAAARYACIYWVDHLCDWQASDDSKHPDIFQDGGIVDGFLRQHYLHWLEALSLCKSMPQGVLSMANLESILQHRSITSQLPSLVADMRRFVLYWRWLVENYPLQVYASALVFSPTRSITRGLFRQEERKWITSGPIVEDNWNACRQTLEGHRYSVNSVAISPDSKWVASGSHNYTIKIWDAATGSCTQTLEGHGRSVRSVAISPDSKWVASGSDDKTIKIWDAATGSCTQTLEGYGRSVTSVAISPDSKWVVSGSDDNTIKIWDAATGSCTQMLEGHGRSVTSVAISPDSKWVASGSDDNTIKIWDAATGSCTQTLEGHRHWVTSVAISPDSKWVASGSDDDTIKIWDAATGSCTQTLEGHRNSVQSVASSLNSTLIASGSDNANPPCYGIDLDNRWITRRLKNWLWLPPEYLPECLAVVALMVAIGCSSGRVLIMTFTTDS
- a CDS encoding uncharacterized protein (EggNog:ENOG503P1CI; COG:S), with the translated sequence MDPLTSISLVANVAAFVDFGFKIVSAAREVQSSTSGTTATNVNAEVLTINFRTVVANIKGSRLAGNSQLDEARLAALVDECERLSDELLGLLETLRARKPGSKRHVFVIALRNMMKRGEKEALEARLDRCRNQLQLEIAQRTSEKSLERLGVIAASGECQTNELAVIKRSLHDLHQLHSTTQTKLDSTSFQGLNSLLKLCGQAFESVALSKLLSSIGFEKMSDRLENIAEAHATTFNWLVDASEAVDPKALLGDLESLEAQEWLRYTEVQDSYRKVSREALTSWLLEGNGIFHIFGKPGSGKSTLLKHLLKHPAVQNMLEGWAGGKALIKCSFFFWKGGSVGQKTFSGLYRSLLCSVFKQCPELVPSIVPSLWQLCLQGGNAQLTDAEARHAFLEIMERDEVFTHRKFAFFIDGLDEFEGDDTGLVRTFLGWTRLRPDNIKICVSSRELPLFQERFSSYPKLRLHEVTSLDIMGYVKSTLEENEDLSSAVDHSLTLHLGQKIIEKAEGVLLWVSLVLRIVERGLLQEDNPEDLEAKIDGLPTELENLFQVIFNAIETEAHPIDRRRAMLTLAICLERTSWELSNVFLHQLSFLDEYESDCNFLFKSLRQTETIEDEERLRRCRKQVNGRCRGLVSVTASSADEPDVPIPTRRVEQVAITHRSLIEFFSKTQVREVIEAQTHGFNMTQFTSRSYVAQQMTEPDPSSIEESHLHSDILGLFKVAWYHDFMNTSIVTDVLLDLQKIPFLSSRLKVSGGGIYRPTDYGWSYLWRKRAACRIASHKEDRTVADIIIFLALKYGLPELLTPPEVLKGGALVQAAQKIGPQHLLMRIFDTLLASTKPSWNQLELRQYDRLLKTMAMCLRDGASPNLPVTWQQNYHLLDRFSGRISSLWEVLVWTTLCGYGQVNGMQINGQKRNLTFLPIWVLFLAYGADTEFKLKVDTEHAVSLYQDAIRIVALFGKEQEDPFTPLFIPRLQNLVVDMASKQNGLLSLSDITSLLFPDDFHKFVPLLEQQGSSEQDGEEKRCAVLKSFGLDLEHWDPPPPSPVVAVFPEVFGLSINRFVQEMLGPYAVDEPQRGIVVYTKQGIELLDRNNPAHDRVDILE